The following proteins come from a genomic window of Alicyclobacillus dauci:
- the asnB gene encoding asparagine synthase (glutamine-hydrolyzing) translates to MCGIAGWVDWTRDLSSEQIHVRRMGETLYSRGPDTAGFWSNPHALFAHRRLIVVDPDGGIQPMTRTFGEKSYTIVYNGELYNTEDIRKELLTLGFHFQSYSDTEVVLVSYVAWGESCVEKFNGIFAFAIWDDANQRLCMGRDRLGVKPLFYTRVGNGLVFGSEIKALLAHPAVDPVVTTEGLAEVFAIGPARTPGHGVFRDIEEVRAGHVLVGTPDKITTHAYWKLESYEHEDSLAKTIETVRELMIDIVERQLVSDVPIATFLSGGLDSSVVSALAAKYFAKQGRDALHTFAIEFKDMEKHFQANAFQKSLDGPWAEKISQFIGSVHHRIIFDTPDLERTLLNPLATRDVPGMADIDTSLFLFCQRVKEHVTVALSGEAADEVFGGYPWFHREESLKADTFPWSLRLHERVNIMSDELRSDVLPYEYVQMRYREALEEVPNLPGEGPQDARIREIGYLSITRFMPTLLDRKDRMSMGSGLEVRVPFCDHRLVQYVFNIPWSMKTTGNQTKGILREAMRGYLPDDALERKKSPYPSTPNPNYLTLVRRLALEVLDDKSSPILPFVDANAIRALAKLSEHSSEHRPWFGQIMGTAQMFHYLYETNEWLKQYKVQIH, encoded by the coding sequence ATGTGCGGAATTGCAGGTTGGGTTGATTGGACACGAGACTTATCGAGTGAACAAATTCACGTCCGACGCATGGGTGAGACGCTCTATTCGCGCGGCCCAGATACGGCCGGATTTTGGTCTAATCCACACGCGTTATTTGCACACCGGAGACTCATCGTGGTCGATCCCGACGGTGGCATTCAACCCATGACCCGGACATTTGGTGAAAAGTCGTATACCATCGTCTACAACGGTGAACTGTACAATACAGAGGACATTCGCAAGGAATTGCTGACGCTTGGTTTTCACTTTCAAAGCTACTCTGATACGGAGGTCGTACTCGTCTCGTACGTGGCGTGGGGCGAGTCGTGCGTGGAGAAGTTTAACGGCATTTTCGCCTTTGCCATCTGGGATGATGCCAACCAACGTCTGTGCATGGGGCGCGACAGGCTTGGCGTAAAACCGCTATTCTACACACGCGTTGGCAACGGCCTTGTTTTTGGCTCCGAGATAAAAGCCCTTCTGGCACATCCAGCAGTCGATCCCGTCGTCACCACAGAGGGCCTCGCCGAGGTCTTCGCCATCGGTCCAGCTCGCACGCCTGGCCACGGTGTCTTCAGAGACATTGAGGAAGTCCGTGCAGGCCACGTGCTCGTTGGCACACCCGACAAGATCACGACGCACGCATATTGGAAGTTGGAAAGCTATGAACACGAAGACTCCTTAGCGAAGACAATTGAGACCGTGCGGGAACTGATGATCGACATTGTCGAGCGACAACTGGTTTCCGACGTGCCCATCGCTACTTTCCTATCCGGCGGACTGGACTCGAGTGTCGTTTCCGCCCTTGCAGCAAAGTATTTCGCGAAGCAAGGTCGAGACGCCCTGCATACATTCGCGATCGAGTTTAAAGACATGGAAAAACATTTCCAAGCAAATGCATTCCAAAAGAGCTTGGACGGCCCGTGGGCAGAAAAGATATCCCAGTTCATTGGAAGTGTGCACCACCGCATTATTTTTGACACACCCGACTTGGAACGGACCCTGTTGAACCCTCTGGCAACGCGCGATGTACCAGGCATGGCCGACATCGACACGTCGCTGTTCCTCTTTTGCCAACGCGTGAAAGAACACGTCACAGTTGCCTTGTCGGGAGAGGCGGCCGACGAAGTCTTCGGTGGTTATCCTTGGTTCCACCGCGAAGAATCCCTTAAAGCCGACACGTTCCCGTGGTCATTGCGCCTACACGAACGCGTCAACATCATGTCCGACGAATTGCGCAGCGATGTGTTGCCGTACGAGTACGTTCAAATGCGCTATCGCGAGGCACTTGAGGAAGTCCCAAATCTGCCTGGCGAGGGGCCCCAAGACGCACGAATCCGCGAAATTGGTTATCTGAGCATCACCCGGTTTATGCCGACGCTGCTGGATCGAAAGGATCGGATGAGCATGGGCTCCGGTCTCGAAGTTCGCGTCCCGTTCTGCGATCACCGCCTCGTCCAATACGTTTTCAACATCCCATGGTCCATGAAAACAACGGGCAATCAAACAAAAGGCATTCTTCGCGAAGCGATGCGCGGATACTTGCCGGACGATGCCCTCGAACGCAAAAAGAGTCCCTATCCGTCCACGCCAAATCCGAACTACCTTACGTTGGTCCGGCGGCTTGCCCTGGAAGTGTTGGACGACAAATCGTCACCCATTCTGCCATTCGTCGACGCCAATGCGATTCGCGCCCTCGCAAAACTGAGCGAACACTCGTCGGAGCACCGCCCGTGGTTCGGCCAAATCATGGGTACGGCGCAAATGTTTCACTATCTGTACGAAACCAACGAGTGGCTCAAGCAATACAAAGTTCAAATACACTAA
- a CDS encoding YheC/YheD family protein, translated as MTRGQLNPERLNLDKWQMHLALEDAKIPQVNLPDTVLLHNFKDMYIRRHRTWYVKPVNTWGGHQIAKIDRRETDWSFQPQGGRTELYRSPLRLLNRVRQQYDPLATILQQGAPVTNLNGRPFDIRVLCQRGDDNQWLIAGSLARVGRKDSIVSNIGTGHGEVFAVDSLLSQLYQNKSVRSRIKHTLDDISNAICSMLDGYWQFEEVGLDLGLTAKGSVWLFEVNTNDTWGGPSHELFMHLPDKSIYEAIEARADKRRRRWLAELMKEIIDH; from the coding sequence ATGACACGTGGACAGTTAAATCCTGAACGGTTGAACCTGGATAAGTGGCAGATGCACCTCGCGTTGGAGGATGCCAAAATACCACAAGTCAACCTGCCAGATACAGTCCTGCTTCACAACTTTAAGGATATGTACATTCGTCGTCATCGAACTTGGTACGTAAAGCCCGTCAACACGTGGGGCGGTCATCAAATCGCCAAAATCGACCGACGCGAGACGGATTGGTCGTTCCAACCTCAAGGTGGCCGTACGGAACTGTACCGATCACCCTTACGACTCTTGAATCGAGTGCGTCAACAGTACGATCCGCTCGCAACCATCCTGCAACAGGGTGCACCTGTGACCAACCTCAATGGAAGACCCTTCGACATTCGAGTACTGTGTCAACGCGGAGACGACAATCAATGGCTCATAGCTGGTTCCCTGGCCCGAGTTGGGCGAAAAGACAGCATTGTTTCAAATATTGGCACAGGACACGGGGAGGTCTTCGCAGTCGACAGCCTCCTGTCTCAATTGTACCAAAACAAATCCGTCAGAAGTCGGATTAAGCATACGCTCGACGATATCAGTAACGCAATATGCTCTATGTTGGATGGGTATTGGCAGTTCGAGGAGGTTGGCCTTGATTTGGGATTGACTGCAAAGGGATCGGTGTGGCTGTTCGAAGTCAACACCAACGATACCTGGGGTGGCCCAAGCCACGAGCTGTTCATGCACCTTCCTGACAAGTCCATATATGAGGCCATCGAAGCCAGAGCGGATAAACGGCGACGACGCTGGCTCGCCGAGCTTATGAAGGAAATCATCGATCATTAG
- a CDS encoding late competence development ComFB family protein — protein sequence MAVYNVTEQMAKEALHDSVFRSIMACTCQLCQDDALAIALNRLPVRYVATQQGEAYVKANYMQPQLQSDVLRELTRAAQVVSANPRHEQATGGTSQSNG from the coding sequence ATGGCCGTATACAATGTCACGGAGCAAATGGCGAAGGAAGCTTTACATGACAGTGTTTTCCGTTCCATCATGGCCTGTACATGTCAGCTGTGCCAGGATGATGCGCTCGCAATTGCATTAAATCGGTTACCCGTGAGGTACGTCGCGACACAGCAAGGCGAGGCGTACGTCAAGGCAAACTACATGCAGCCGCAACTGCAATCTGATGTGTTGCGGGAACTGACACGGGCTGCCCAGGTGGTTTCAGCAAATCCACGCCATGAGCAAGCCACTGGAGGAACATCACAGTCCAATGGCTGA
- the tadA gene encoding tRNA adenosine(34) deaminase TadA, translating to MADDGMMLDSLDETWMTQALKQARLAGERGEVPIGAVIVRNGEIVATGSNWRETWRDPTAHAELVAIQEASRRLGTWRLTECDLYVTLEPCPMCAGTIMLSRIRRLVFGALDAKGGAIVSKVSLLQPGIWNHTPNITSGVLADECASILKDFFQGLRATRG from the coding sequence ATGGCTGATGACGGAATGATGCTCGACTCGCTGGACGAAACTTGGATGACCCAGGCGCTTAAACAAGCGCGTTTGGCGGGGGAGCGTGGGGAAGTACCCATCGGGGCTGTTATCGTGAGGAACGGGGAAATCGTGGCCACTGGGTCCAACTGGCGGGAAACGTGGCGCGATCCCACTGCACACGCAGAGCTCGTCGCCATCCAAGAAGCAAGCCGTCGTTTAGGGACTTGGCGGTTGACAGAGTGTGATCTTTATGTCACACTAGAACCCTGTCCGATGTGTGCTGGCACCATCATGTTGTCGCGCATTCGCCGGTTGGTGTTTGGTGCGCTAGACGCCAAAGGCGGGGCTATCGTTTCCAAAGTCTCACTATTGCAACCCGGGATATGGAACCACACACCAAACATTACATCTGGCGTACTGGCAGATGAATGTGCTAGTATATTGAAGGATTTTTTCCAAGGCCTTCGTGCTACGCGAGGGTGA
- a CDS encoding two-component system sensor histidine kinase NtrB, which yields MKQLLRRDIDGPTLSDRILPDTQLLNAGILYLSKHGEITVLNDIGAGLIGKPEATGMVLHLNSLFSTNSEEYQVLNHIIVTECEYRDAVIKWEVGGTVRHVLMDTFTHQSSEGQVHGTYVVMKDIGNFSALEQQTQRIEKMATVGKMAAGIAHEIRNPLTTVKGFLQVLENRLHDGLMDEEIEYVQVMMNEIERVNALVAELLLLSKPHKLEWKTFSLQELFEEIFPWIQATVRERQVESAFELSQELMLCADRDMIRQLLLHLIKNAIEAMDVGGRLTIGAKALEDRVDIRISDTGPGIPYYMFDKIFDAFYTTKEKGTGLGLAICQRIVADHGGQIRVSSKGYGTTFTVSLPFSRDREINHVHQARTYPLFT from the coding sequence ATGAAGCAACTTCTTCGTAGAGATATAGACGGCCCAACGTTGTCCGATCGCATACTACCTGATACACAGTTGCTTAACGCAGGAATCCTCTATTTATCGAAACACGGAGAAATTACTGTCCTTAATGATATTGGAGCTGGCCTGATTGGGAAACCAGAAGCGACCGGCATGGTTCTGCATTTAAATTCGCTTTTTTCCACAAATAGTGAAGAGTATCAAGTACTAAATCACATTATTGTCACCGAATGTGAATATCGCGACGCAGTCATTAAGTGGGAAGTAGGCGGCACAGTCCGCCACGTATTAATGGATACATTTACTCACCAATCGTCGGAGGGACAGGTTCACGGTACGTATGTCGTGATGAAGGATATAGGTAATTTTTCGGCGCTGGAACAGCAGACGCAGCGGATCGAAAAAATGGCAACGGTAGGCAAAATGGCAGCGGGGATCGCCCACGAAATTCGGAACCCTCTGACAACGGTGAAGGGTTTTTTGCAAGTGCTTGAAAATCGGCTTCACGATGGCTTGATGGATGAGGAAATCGAGTACGTGCAGGTCATGATGAACGAGATCGAACGCGTCAATGCCCTTGTGGCGGAGCTTTTGCTCCTGTCGAAGCCGCATAAACTGGAATGGAAGACGTTTTCGCTACAGGAATTGTTCGAGGAGATCTTCCCTTGGATTCAAGCTACAGTGCGCGAGCGGCAAGTCGAGTCCGCTTTTGAATTGTCCCAGGAACTGATGTTGTGTGCGGACAGAGACATGATTCGTCAGCTTTTATTACACCTCATAAAAAACGCCATTGAGGCAATGGACGTGGGGGGACGGCTGACTATCGGTGCAAAAGCACTGGAGGACCGGGTGGACATTCGAATTTCCGATACGGGTCCAGGCATCCCTTACTATATGTTCGATAAAATATTCGATGCGTTCTACACGACGAAAGAGAAGGGAACGGGGTTGGGTTTGGCGATTTGTCAGCGAATCGTTGCCGATCACGGCGGACAAATCCGCGTTTCCTCGAAGGGATATGGCACAACGTTCACTGTATCGCTTCCGTTCTCGCGTGATCGCGAAATAAACCACGTCCATCAGGCAAGGACCTATCCACTGTTTACGTAA
- the dnaX gene encoding DNA polymerase III subunit gamma/tau, which produces MSYQALYRTWRPQSFASLLGQPHVRQTLMNAITSGKIAHAYLFCGPRGTGKTSAAKLFAKAVNCENPNGAEPCNVCDACVSITRGSNVDVEEIDAASNRGVDEIRELRDKVHYAPTTVRRKVYIVDEVHMLTTEAFNALLKTLEEPPGHVLFMLATTEPHKIPNTIISRCQRFDFHRISTETIVERLQEVVRHQDWTCDAGALWKLAEAADGGLRDALGLLEQAAAFGQGHIDEQQVATVIGGVDTAALLSLVGELLDQAYLPAIERLSGWYSNGKDANRIAFDLLQVLRDLFIVMLSDDDAALNGKPVEPYRNITKRTNCTTEWLLQGVTKLGELYTQMRYVEQPRLALEACLLGMSSAPIPVHMTGAAQVQPSVQPIGRAPSVDARGPSQSAGPSSPSSVGQPAASAPGATDARDRHSGSEEHVPAQDATAQPQGDLAHTTPETALQATRRQQSAANLRAAGAQRKRETLERLYRDRDEELEVVVRERWGDVLHKVKQERIQTHAWLMNGEVVMTTDFAVVLSFASRIHREAVMKPADRKVIEEALSTMMERDMQIFALLKSDWDEFLSSLEQTQDVTDDSSDDIVSRVKLLFGSDKVVIDDKE; this is translated from the coding sequence GTGTCCTACCAAGCACTTTACCGAACTTGGAGACCTCAATCCTTTGCAAGTTTACTTGGCCAACCGCATGTGCGACAGACGTTGATGAATGCCATCACGAGTGGGAAAATCGCACACGCGTATTTGTTTTGCGGACCTCGCGGAACGGGAAAGACGAGCGCCGCGAAACTATTTGCAAAAGCGGTCAATTGTGAAAATCCAAATGGTGCCGAGCCTTGCAACGTCTGCGACGCTTGCGTGTCCATCACGCGAGGGAGCAATGTGGACGTGGAGGAAATTGACGCAGCGTCCAACCGCGGCGTGGATGAAATCCGCGAGCTTCGTGACAAAGTTCATTATGCCCCGACGACTGTGCGACGGAAAGTTTATATTGTAGACGAAGTGCACATGTTGACGACAGAGGCATTCAATGCACTCTTAAAAACTCTGGAGGAACCTCCAGGACATGTTTTGTTCATGTTAGCGACAACGGAACCACACAAGATTCCGAACACGATTATTTCAAGGTGCCAACGGTTTGATTTTCACCGCATCTCGACGGAGACGATCGTTGAGCGCCTACAAGAAGTCGTGCGCCATCAAGATTGGACGTGTGATGCGGGTGCCTTGTGGAAACTTGCCGAGGCTGCCGACGGTGGACTGCGTGATGCACTGGGATTGCTTGAGCAAGCCGCCGCATTTGGACAGGGTCACATCGACGAGCAGCAAGTTGCCACGGTCATCGGCGGCGTCGACACTGCAGCGTTGCTGTCGCTGGTCGGCGAGCTTCTGGACCAGGCCTATCTGCCGGCTATTGAACGTCTCAGCGGGTGGTACAGTAATGGGAAAGATGCCAACCGTATCGCGTTCGATTTATTGCAAGTGCTGCGGGATTTGTTTATTGTCATGCTATCTGACGATGATGCAGCCCTGAATGGCAAACCCGTCGAGCCGTACCGAAATATCACGAAGCGTACGAACTGCACGACGGAATGGTTACTCCAAGGCGTCACGAAACTTGGGGAACTGTATACACAAATGCGGTATGTGGAGCAGCCGAGGCTGGCGTTGGAAGCCTGCCTCTTGGGAATGTCATCCGCACCTATCCCCGTACATATGACTGGCGCAGCGCAAGTCCAGCCTAGTGTACAGCCAATTGGGCGCGCACCATCCGTCGACGCGCGGGGACCGAGCCAATCCGCTGGTCCATCTTCGCCATCGTCTGTCGGACAACCTGCCGCCTCGGCACCCGGGGCGACGGATGCGAGGGATAGACACAGCGGATCGGAGGAGCATGTACCCGCACAAGATGCAACCGCCCAGCCACAAGGCGATCTCGCCCATACCACACCTGAAACAGCGCTTCAGGCCACACGCAGGCAGCAGAGCGCAGCAAACTTGCGGGCAGCGGGTGCACAGCGGAAGCGGGAGACGCTTGAACGGCTCTATCGGGATCGGGATGAAGAACTCGAGGTTGTCGTTCGGGAACGCTGGGGCGATGTGCTCCACAAAGTAAAACAAGAACGCATCCAAACGCACGCCTGGTTGATGAACGGCGAGGTTGTGATGACGACTGACTTCGCTGTCGTGCTGTCGTTCGCCAGTCGCATTCACCGGGAAGCCGTGATGAAGCCGGCGGATCGGAAAGTCATAGAGGAAGCCCTGTCCACCATGATGGAACGCGATATGCAGATTTTTGCTCTGCTCAAGTCGGACTGGGATGAATTCTTGTCATCCTTGGAGCAGACACAAGACGTGACCGATGATTCGAGCGACGACATCGTCAGCCGGGTCAAGTTGCTGTTTGGTAGTGATAAGGTTGTTATTGACGATAAGGAGTGA
- a CDS encoding YbaB/EbfC family nucleoid-associated protein: MNQLMKQAKKMQEEIMKAQEALGEKEIEGTAGGGAVKITMNGHKEVTAVSISPDVVSPDDVEMLQDLVLAAMQDASQKVNELTESTMGKYTRGMNMPGLF; encoded by the coding sequence ATGAATCAGTTGATGAAGCAAGCCAAGAAAATGCAGGAAGAGATTATGAAGGCGCAGGAAGCGCTGGGTGAAAAAGAGATCGAAGGCACAGCGGGCGGTGGAGCCGTCAAAATCACCATGAACGGTCACAAGGAAGTCACGGCGGTGAGCATCAGCCCTGATGTGGTATCTCCAGATGATGTGGAAATGCTCCAAGACCTCGTTTTGGCAGCGATGCAAGACGCCAGCCAAAAAGTGAATGAGCTGACGGAATCAACGATGGGGAAATACACACGGGGTATGAACATGCCGGGATTGTTCTAA
- the recR gene encoding recombination mediator RecR has product MWGYPEPVSRMIEQFMKLPGIGPKTAGRLAFHVMDMDMKDVEEFAKALKAIKTELAECSVCCNITETSPCSICSDPRRDKLVICIVQEPRDVVAMERTHEFNGTYHVLHGAISPMEGIGPQDIRIKELVTRIGEEDVDEVILATNPNVEGEATAMYISRLLKPFSLKVTRIAHGLPVGGDLEYADEVTLAKALEGRRTL; this is encoded by the coding sequence ATGTGGGGATATCCAGAACCGGTTTCGCGGATGATCGAGCAGTTTATGAAATTGCCAGGCATTGGCCCCAAAACGGCCGGACGGCTTGCTTTCCACGTCATGGACATGGACATGAAGGATGTCGAGGAGTTTGCGAAGGCCCTGAAGGCCATCAAAACAGAACTAGCGGAGTGTTCCGTTTGCTGCAACATCACGGAAACCTCCCCGTGCTCAATCTGTTCCGATCCCCGCCGCGACAAGCTCGTCATCTGCATCGTCCAGGAGCCGCGCGACGTGGTGGCCATGGAACGCACACACGAATTCAACGGCACGTACCACGTTTTACACGGGGCCATCTCCCCTATGGAGGGCATCGGTCCACAAGACATTCGGATCAAAGAATTGGTCACGCGAATCGGCGAAGAGGATGTGGACGAAGTCATTTTGGCCACGAATCCGAACGTGGAAGGCGAAGCGACGGCCATGTACATCTCGCGTCTGCTCAAGCCGTTTTCCTTGAAGGTGACGCGCATCGCACACGGGCTGCCCGTCGGCGGCGATTTGGAATACGCCGACGAAGTGACCCTTGCCAAGGCCCTTGAAGGCAGGCGCACGCTGTAG
- a CDS encoding DUF2508 family protein: protein MTLSPGPTKSALHPSFSNDFGDTHHGVPKVDMTNVDKFQFLQEVLKSRRELLIAREQFEQVSDPLLIDHVVFRIGAAERHLNYLFKLAEEHGIAFDGAQWDWTADTWRID from the coding sequence ATGACACTGTCCCCTGGCCCGACAAAATCTGCCCTACATCCTTCTTTTTCAAACGACTTTGGCGACACTCATCATGGCGTACCGAAAGTAGATATGACGAATGTCGATAAGTTTCAGTTTTTGCAAGAAGTGCTGAAGAGTAGGCGAGAGTTGCTCATTGCGCGTGAACAGTTTGAACAGGTGTCTGACCCGTTGCTTATCGATCACGTCGTGTTTCGCATTGGCGCTGCCGAGCGTCACTTGAACTATCTGTTTAAGCTTGCAGAGGAGCACGGCATTGCGTTCGACGGAGCGCAGTGGGATTGGACGGCGGACACGTGGAGAATTGATTAG
- a CDS encoding pro-sigmaK processing inhibitor BofA family protein yields MHIPAIWLWVGVVIVVALLIGQFFRKPGQVAWVILRNIVLGCLFVFAVNWVGSYAHFHLPFNPLTALTAGFLGIPGVAALIALKLWIFTGN; encoded by the coding sequence GTGCACATACCTGCAATTTGGCTGTGGGTTGGCGTCGTGATTGTGGTTGCACTGCTGATCGGGCAGTTTTTCCGAAAGCCAGGACAAGTCGCCTGGGTGATTCTGAGGAATATAGTACTCGGCTGTCTCTTCGTTTTCGCAGTGAATTGGGTAGGGAGCTACGCACACTTTCACTTGCCGTTCAATCCGCTGACGGCATTGACGGCAGGGTTTTTGGGGATTCCGGGCGTGGCTGCGTTGATTGCGTTGAAGTTGTGGATTTTTACAGGGAACTGA
- a CDS encoding putative polysaccharide biosynthesis protein, with amino-acid sequence MSRTDSSNLARGASLYVICVAIAKVLGLVWIIPVTALIGQGGLGIYSNAYAVYNILQQLATSGFPLAMGKLVSERRATGDRAVVEHIYRVTMRSLMVFSVIAFLLMWFGTPVFAHFISWKNWQQALAQNGPSIHAVALMLLVIPAMSGLRGYLQGFQRLDAPAYSQTIEQLFRVVAMVFGAYLIVETFHRDKAIQGAAAATFGGFVGGLAGLLLLVIAVRPLRQQERAYGIEKSPYRDSQVLRMVYRLAIPVSLGGLVVPIANLVDSWTVTNLLQSTGQTLSQATANYGILTRQAMYLVQLPMAFAYAIGVAVLPAVSAAKAKDDQQRIQESIVFTLRSMFLISFPTAALFLVLSRPINETIFHATAGSAIISTVSFMSIFSSLELISTYILQGLGKMYRPVRNMFIGVAIKTVFNFVLILATHSVIGAAIATTIGYLCSSMLNIMAVRKYGQAFFSVRRIMKPFLRASIVLVVFLFFINWALHVGLAPIFVHAQRLMYLLQFVISSGLGALLYLFLILRSGSIHDDELRGIPGVGRFLVKFAHRVRRKRRPVVSHIKRTGN; translated from the coding sequence GTGAGTCGAACCGATTCGTCGAACCTCGCCCGTGGAGCCTCTCTCTATGTCATTTGTGTTGCGATTGCGAAGGTACTTGGCCTCGTGTGGATCATTCCCGTCACAGCCCTCATCGGACAGGGCGGACTCGGCATATACTCCAATGCCTACGCGGTATACAACATCCTACAGCAACTTGCGACGAGTGGTTTTCCACTTGCCATGGGCAAATTGGTCAGTGAACGGCGTGCAACGGGAGATCGGGCCGTCGTCGAACATATTTATCGTGTCACTATGCGATCCCTGATGGTATTCAGCGTCATCGCTTTTCTTTTGATGTGGTTCGGAACACCTGTTTTTGCACACTTTATTTCATGGAAGAATTGGCAACAAGCGCTGGCACAGAACGGCCCATCCATCCACGCTGTCGCGTTGATGTTGCTGGTCATTCCCGCCATGAGCGGCCTTCGCGGTTACTTACAGGGGTTTCAACGGCTGGACGCACCCGCGTATTCACAGACCATCGAGCAACTGTTTCGGGTAGTCGCCATGGTATTCGGTGCTTATTTGATCGTTGAAACGTTTCACCGGGACAAAGCCATTCAAGGGGCCGCGGCTGCAACGTTCGGAGGATTCGTGGGGGGATTAGCAGGGCTCCTGCTCTTGGTTATTGCCGTGCGACCGCTGCGTCAACAAGAACGGGCATACGGAATTGAGAAGAGTCCGTATCGCGACAGCCAAGTCCTGCGCATGGTATATCGCCTCGCCATCCCCGTGAGTCTCGGTGGTCTGGTCGTACCTATCGCCAACTTGGTGGATTCGTGGACCGTCACGAACCTCCTGCAATCTACAGGTCAAACGTTAAGCCAGGCGACAGCGAATTACGGCATCTTGACCCGACAAGCAATGTACCTGGTGCAATTGCCAATGGCGTTTGCCTACGCCATCGGGGTGGCCGTCTTGCCAGCGGTATCCGCCGCCAAAGCCAAAGACGATCAGCAACGCATCCAAGAGAGCATCGTCTTCACCCTGCGCAGCATGTTTCTCATTTCGTTTCCGACAGCAGCGTTGTTTCTCGTACTCAGTCGCCCTATCAACGAAACCATTTTTCATGCGACAGCCGGATCGGCCATTATATCAACCGTTTCGTTTATGAGTATTTTTTCGAGTCTCGAGTTGATTTCCACTTATATTTTGCAAGGCCTCGGCAAAATGTACCGACCCGTTCGTAACATGTTCATCGGGGTGGCCATTAAGACCGTATTCAACTTTGTTCTCATTTTGGCAACACACTCTGTCATCGGGGCAGCCATTGCCACGACCATCGGCTACCTGTGCTCCTCGATGCTCAACATCATGGCCGTTCGGAAATACGGTCAAGCGTTCTTTTCCGTGAGACGCATCATGAAGCCTTTTTTGCGGGCATCCATCGTGCTCGTCGTCTTCCTGTTTTTCATCAACTGGGCACTGCACGTCGGTCTTGCGCCGATATTCGTACACGCACAGCGTTTGATGTATTTGCTGCAATTCGTCATATCAAGTGGACTCGGAGCGCTTCTTTACCTGTTTCTCATCCTTCGATCCGGCTCCATCCACGACGATGAACTTCGCGGCATCCCAGGAGTGGGCCGCTTCCTCGTGAAGTTTGCACACCGTGTTCGCCGCAAGCGACGCCCGGTCGTCTCACACATAAAAAGAACAGGGAATTGA
- the ytaF gene encoding sporulation membrane protein YtaF, which translates to MISSIVTMVALAVAANLDNAGVGIAYGVRKIQISWVANLIVAVISGLATLFSGLVGRFMSHYIHPTVAVYIGAFVMFAVGFWIITEPYRQRRKQRRDRQKSNVIGRILDDPSVADFDRSSTISLVEATVLGIALAMNAFAGGFDAGVTHLNLSVTAFFVALFSYVLLGLSAFFGRRYAARAMGDHATLVAGLLLIAIGIHQVW; encoded by the coding sequence GTGATTTCCAGCATTGTGACTATGGTGGCCCTCGCTGTTGCAGCTAATTTGGATAATGCCGGTGTGGGTATTGCGTATGGTGTACGGAAGATCCAGATCTCATGGGTGGCAAACTTGATAGTTGCCGTCATTTCGGGATTAGCCACACTCTTTTCAGGCTTGGTCGGGCGCTTTATGAGCCACTATATCCATCCGACTGTCGCCGTGTATATCGGGGCCTTCGTCATGTTCGCTGTCGGGTTCTGGATCATCACCGAACCGTATCGACAACGTCGGAAGCAGAGGCGTGATCGGCAGAAGAGCAATGTCATCGGCCGCATCCTAGACGATCCGTCCGTCGCCGACTTTGACAGGTCATCGACCATCAGTCTCGTAGAGGCCACTGTACTTGGAATAGCACTAGCCATGAATGCATTTGCAGGGGGATTCGATGCCGGGGTCACGCATTTGAACCTGTCCGTTACCGCATTCTTTGTGGCGCTTTTCTCGTATGTACTGCTCGGCCTATCCGCCTTCTTCGGTAGACGCTACGCGGCCCGTGCTATGGGCGATCACGCCACGCTCGTCGCCGGCCTACTCTTAATTGCTATTGGTATTCATCAAGTTTGGTAG
- a CDS encoding sigma factor G inhibitor Gin gives METKPSAASECIICHEVKLQGIRICGQFICSTCEQDIVHSDVQDARYQHYVNEMKRIWWSALALDSNNTQV, from the coding sequence TTGGAGACGAAACCGTCAGCCGCGTCGGAGTGTATTATCTGTCATGAAGTAAAACTGCAAGGGATTCGAATTTGTGGTCAGTTTATTTGCTCCACATGTGAGCAAGACATTGTTCACTCTGATGTGCAGGACGCGCGTTATCAACACTATGTGAATGAGATGAAACGAATTTGGTGGTCGGCACTCGCCCTTGATTCAAACAACACACAGGTTTGA